DNA from Lemur catta isolate mLemCat1 chromosome 7, mLemCat1.pri, whole genome shotgun sequence:
TGGCTCCATAGCTCACGCACTTGACCACTATACTATATTGCTTCTCAAGAGCTCAAGTGTCCTGATTCCCCATCCAGTGCTCTTTGTAGAAGAACACTCTGACCATGCATCACCCTCTGACCATGCCAGCTCAGGATAACACCTGAGACAGTGACAAGAGATATGCTTTGAGAGGCCTTAGCCGTCTTCCCAGATTTGACTCTCAGAAAATACTAATTATTGATAGGGACATTGTGCTAATCATGTCACATATACCATCTCCTTTGTTCTCCCAGAGGTACCCTGAATGGTGGCATCACTGTGATCATCTccatacaaatgaggaaactgaggctcagagagattaagttactttcccaaggccacatggCTCGAAAGTAGCCGGGCTGGGATGCAAAACCTAAATGGGCCGGACTCCCAGACTTCAGCTCTCTGCTCTTTTCTTGTCCACTGGAGGTTAGAACTTCACTATCTGATACAGTAGCCACTGGCTCATgtatttaaatcaattaaaatgaaataaggccgggtgcggtggctcacacctgtaatcctagcactctgggaggcccaggcaggaggatggctcgaggtcaggagttcgagaccagcctgagcaagagcgagaccccgtctctactaaaaatagaaagaaatgatctggacagctaaaattatatatgtggaaaaaaattagctgggcatggtggcacatgtctgtagtcccagctactcaggaggctgaggcagtaggattgcttaagcccaggagtttgaggttgctgtgagctaggctgtcaccacggcactctagcccgggcaacagagcaagactctgtctcaaaaaaaaaagaaaaaaagaaagaaaattttaaatactcaATTCTTCAATTATAGGTGTTATAACCTGATTctgtagccacatgtggctggggGCTTTTattgtattggacagcacagattaTAGAACGTTTCTATCATTGCAAAATGTTTTATTGGGCAGCACACTGGCTTAGAGGTCTCCAGCATTCCCTTCCCTGGGAGTCTTCCTAGGGCTATGTCATCTAGGAATGTGAGTTTTATTTGAACCTGTTCAGGTTTTTCCTGTTGCCATAAAGTTAATCTTGTTTGGCCTACATATTCTTCACTGGTGTCTCAGCTAAGTGTACTGATTGGCAGGGGAAAAGGCCCATCCCATGCCACCTGTCCTAGAAAATGTTTCCCTTTGTTGAGCAACAGCTAGATCTAGGGCTGCTCAGTCTAGGTtcaagaggggagaggggagaagggtgcGATTAAAGTTGGAGGagctggccgggcatggtggctcacgcctgtaatcctagcactctgggaggctgaggcgggcggatcactcgagctcaggagtttgagaccagcctgagcaagagcgagaccccgtctctactaaaaaaaaaaatagaaagaaattatctggccaactaaaaatatatatagaaaaaatgaggccgggcgcggtggctcacgcctgtaatcctagcactctgggaggccgaggcgggcggatcgtttgagctcaggagttcgagaccagcctgagcaagagcaagaccctgtctctactaaaaatagaaagaaattatctggccaactaaaaatatatatacataaaaattagccgggcatggtggcgcatgtctgtagtcccagctactcgggaggctgaggcagtaggatcgcttaagcccaggagtttgaggttgctgtgagctaggctgacgccagggcactcactctagcctggacaacagagcgagactctgtctcaaataaataaattaattaaataaagtgGGAGGAGCTGCTAAGAGCCCCTCCCCAGCAGAGCTCTCCCAACCTGCTCCCACTGCTCTCCCCCCCAGGGGAGAAGGTAAGCCTCACTTCCTCGTTGTCCCCAAATGCCCCTGGGATCTCCACTTCCTTCTTGCTGACCCTGCCAGGAATGGAGTGGAAGGCAGGGCTCCCAGTAGGAGAATTTGCATGTGGGAAGGCGGAGTCACTAGGGAAACTGGGCCCAGATCCCAAAGGTAATCCAAGTAGCTGATGGTGAGACAGCTTCagactggggcaggggctggggaggcgggTGCTCTCTGCTACCCCAGACCTGGCCCTCTATCTGccctttcccctttcttcctccttgtgGGGGAAGATGAGTCTCAGGTGACTATTCCAGGCCTCTCCTTTCTGTGCCCCCCTCAACCCCATCACATGGTACCTTTCAAAGCTCCTGGCTGAGAGTCCCTCTGTCTGgaactttgaggttgcagtcccTTCTGGACTCAGAAGGTGGCCAGCATGAGGACTGGGGGCTGGGTACCTGTTGTGCAAGTTTCTACCAACAAAGAGGAGAGCACTGCATGTTGGGTGCTTGTGATGTAGTAGGTACCCTGTCTCCTTTAATATTCACAACCATCTCCATAACAacttccattcatccatttattctaTAACTATTAATTGATGGCTAAgcacatgtcaggcactgtgccaggcttTGAGGGTACAAGTTTAGAAAAGGTCGCCTTGGCTCCTACACTCCTGTCATGCCCATGGTGTGTGGCAGTAAATGACAGTTACACTAGCTTGATAAGGGCTGCAGTGGGGCATAGAAGGTGCTGTGGGAGGGGGCAGTCTGTGCAGGCTCTCTGGAGGAAGTATTATGTAGGTTTAGAGGAAGAAGTGGGGAAAGAATATTCTAGACAGAAGGAAGAGCATGTGCACTTCTTCATGGCTGGGCCACAGCAAGACTCATCAGACATGAGGCTGCCCAATCAGGCAGACTCCACACGGTGCAGGCCTTGAGTGAGTCTGGAAATTTCCTGAAGGCAATGGAGAGCCATAGGGAGGCTTTAAGCCAGGACAGGGCCTGAATAGATCTGTACTTTAGGAAGGTCATTCCGGTTGCAAGGTGGAGAGTAGATTGGTTGGAGTGGGGGACAAGAAAGTGACCCAGATCTTCACAGATGAAGGAAAGGAGCTCAGAGAGCTCCCAGGCCACTCGGCTTCTAAATTGCAGAGCCCAGCTGGAGGCCAAATCTCTCTAACACCAAAGCTTTTCCACTACCCCATGctgccaggtgctgtggcagGAGACACAACATGTAAAATTCAGCCCCAAGCTGAATGTCATCCAGCTAAAGAGACCAGACTGTCTCCATGGCCATGTGCCTAGCAGCCCAGGGCGGGCACGGGGCTTTGAAGGAAGGGAAGGTCTGGGTGCTGGGGGTATCAGGAAAGGATTTCCCCCTGGAGAGGCCAGCTTTGACCTTGAAGAATGAGTAGAATCCCCCTGGAAAGGAGGAGGGTATTTCAGGTACAGGACGTGAGCAAGGACACTGAGCCCTAGAGTTAGGAGCAGGGAGATGAGATGGTCTCAGGGTGATCGTGGGACGGAGAAAGGGCTGGCAAGGGTGCAGGAAGCCCGGCATGCCAGGCCGAGGAGTGTACACTTAGTGGTGGGCGGCGGGGAGCCTGGACACCCTTTGAGCAGGTAGCACAAGTTTAGGATCTCAGAAAGAGTCGACACAAGTGATTCTAACTTAATGTTTCCTGTAATGACATTGTAGACTCctattttatggaagaggaaaccaaggcttagagaccttaagtcacttgcccaaggtcaccttaACAACTAAGTGACACTCATCCTGCAGAACTCAGTTCAAACGTTACTTTCCAGATGCCCCAGGCCAGCACAGTCGCCGGGTTACGGGTTTTCAAAGCACCCTGTGCTATTTTATGGACCGCATTACAATTCTTATAattgtaattaaagaaataattgggGGATGATTTGTTTTAGTGTCTTTCTCCTCTGCTAGATGTAAGCTCCGGGAGGAGGTTTTCTTGCCCTGGGCTTTGCGTGTGGTGGAGACTTTGGACGTGTTTGTGGGGCGGAGGGACGGGGGGCAGCAGTACACAGTTGCCCGTCTTCCTCCTGGTCCTCATCCCTCTTTTCCCCCTcgcctgctcctcccctccccgctgcAGGTGGCTTCTGGCTGGGTGTGGAccaggagggggcagaggggacccTGTCCTTGGTGGGCACCCTGTTTGGCGTGCTGGCCAGCCTCTGCGTCTCGCTCAATGCCATCTACACCAAGAAGGTGCTCCCAGCGGTGGACAGCAGCATCTGGCGCCTGACCTTCTACAACAACGTCAATGCCTGTGTCCTCTTcctgcccctgctgctgctgctcggGGAGCTGCGGGCCCTGCGGGACTTTGCCCAGCTGGGCAGTGCCCACTTCTGGGGGATGATGACACTGGGCGGCCTGTTTGGCTTTGCCATCGGCTATGTGACGGGACTGCAGATCAAGTTCACCAGTCCCCTGACCCACAACGTGTCGGGCACGGCCAAGGCCTGTGCCCAGACAGTGCTGGCCGTCCTCTACTACGAGGAGACCAAGAGCTTCCTCTGGTGGACGAGCAACATGATGGTGCTGGGAGGCTCCTCCGCCTACACCTGGGTCCGGGGCTGGGAGATGAAGAAGTCTCAGGAGGAGCCCAGCCCCAAAGAGGGTGAGAAGAGCCCCTTGGCCGTGTGAGCTGCTTCGGGGACCCTGGACGGCCTGGCCCTGGGGGGAGTACTCAGGTGGGGTCAGAGCAGCAATGAAGGCTGTCCGCATGGACCCAGAAAGGGGTGTGTGTTGTGGCCTGGGTATTGCTTACAGACCTGATCAGAATGTGGTGGTTGAAAAGGAACCAGTGTTTTCGAGTAACATCAGAAAGTTGCCACAACTTTCTTTGCCCTCTTTCCTATTTCTGGGTGTTCGTCCTTCCTTAGGGATCACCCTAGAGGGAGTGGcaccccttcctgcccccacccagggccTGTCTACCTCCACATCAccctggggttggggatgggCGGCAGCTTTGAAGGGACAGTATTGGTATAGCCATGAAGTCTCCACTTATACTCAAGGGAGATGGGGACATGACCCCACCACAGCCAACTGACGGGGTCGAGAAGCCTTCCCTCTCCAGCGGGCAGGTGGCATAGCTTTGGCCCCACCAACCAGGCCTCCTTCAGAGGAGCATGTGAGCTCCCTCTGAGACCAGGGGCTGCTGGGAAGTGGCCGTGGAACGGGGTGGATCATGAGAAAGTACCCACCGCCTGCACCCCGTATTTCCAGCTTTTGAACATGGGGAACCACACACTCTTACAGGTTAAGCAAGGTCATTAacaccctcccccaacccctgacaCCAGATTTACCTGCCTGGCTTCTCTGCCCCTGAGGGGCAACTGCCTCTCTGGTCTCCCAGCACCTGGCCGAACTGCCTGGCTCAGGTAGCAGCCCTCTGAAAGTGGAGCCAGGAAACCgcttctcccctctcccaatTCTGCCTCCCCCAAAGCCTTCATCCCCAAGCAAGGCTGATGGAGCAAGGGGCAGGGGCTcagagcctcccacctcagctgtgCCTGGCCCCCAGATCCCTGCAGGGGGGCATTAGAACCAGACTCTGAGCCTCTTCCCTTGTGAAGGTGATAACACATTTACATTCTTCCCTGAAGCTGGGGCTGCAAGAACCTGCTTGTCCCCAGTCTTAGTCTTAGTTTATCAAgctcctataacaaaataccatagagtgggtggcttataaacaacagaaatgtatttctcatggttctggaggctgggaagcccaaggtcaaggcaccagcagatttggagTTTGCTGAGGGCCCGTtgcctggttcatagatggtgccttctagctgtgtAGAAGCACAAACAAGCTCCCTCCaccctcttttataagggcactaatcccattcatgggggctccTCCccaatgacctaatcacctccaaagGCCCCACATCCTGATACCGTCACCTTGGGGGGTGAGgattccaacacatgaatttggggagacacaaacactcagaccatagcactCCCTCCCCACGCTCTCCTGGCCTCATGGTGGCTTTCACACTCCCTGTCCCTTCTGGTGGGCATTTTTACCTCCTTTCTCCTTGGGGTGATTTGTGATGTTTTTAGTCCCTATAGTGAAAAGTTGGGGAGAGTGGGTCTTCTCCCCACTCTCCTTCCAGCCCCCCACAATCCCAGGTTGTCTCTAATGCAGTTAGTGGGGCCTGGTGCCCTGCGTTGTGTGATTTAGTGAAGAACCGATGAGACATCCTGTGTGTGTGGACTGAGTGAAGGGGCCCTGGGGCCTGGAGGGGATTTGTGAACGAAGCCCTGGGGAGCTGTCCAGGGCAGCTGCCCTCACCAAGCCTGGCCACCAGCAGGCAACGTTTCCAAGAGCTTGTCCTCTCTTAGGATAAGGGGTCCATCCAAACACCAGGGCTCCTTCCTGGGAGGTAGGTGACTGCCATTTACTGGGTGTGTGCTGGGAGCCATGCACTGTGCCAAGTGTTGTACATCTACCATTCATCTTCACAGCCCCCCACAGCCCATGAGGTGGGTGCCAC
Protein-coding regions in this window:
- the SLC35C1 gene encoding GDP-fucose transporter 1 isoform X2, with translation MNRAPLKRSRILHMALTGATNASGEAEASGEKPFLLRALQIALVVSLYWVISISMVFLNKYLLDSPSLQLDAPIFVTFYQCLVTTLLCKGLSTLAICCPGTVDFPTLHLDLRVARSVLPLSVVFIGMITFNNLCLKYVGVAFYNVGRSLTTVFNVLLSYLLLKQTTSFYALLTCGIIIGGFWLGVDQEGAEGTLSLVGTLFGVLASLCVSLNAIYTKKVLPAVDSSIWRLTFYNNVNACVLFLPLLLLLGELRALRDFAQLGSAHFWGMMTLGGLFGFAIGYVTGLQIKFTSPLTHNVSGTAKACAQTVLAVLYYEETKSFLWWTSNMMVLGGSSAYTWVRGWEMKKSQEEPSPKEGEKSPLAV
- the SLC35C1 gene encoding GDP-fucose transporter 1 isoform X3; translation: MALTGATNASGEAEASGEKPFLLRALQIALVVSLYWVISISMVFLNKYLLDSPSLQLDAPIFVTFYQCLVTTLLCKGLSTLAICCPGTVDFPTLHLDLRVARSVLPLSVVFIGMITFNNLCLKYVGVAFYNVGRSLTTVFNVLLSYLLLKQTTSFYALLTCGIIIGGFWLGVDQEGAEGTLSLVGTLFGVLASLCVSLNAIYTKKVLPAVDSSIWRLTFYNNVNACVLFLPLLLLLGELRALRDFAQLGSAHFWGMMTLGGLFGFAIGYVTGLQIKFTSPLTHNVSGTAKACAQTVLAVLYYEETKSFLWWTSNMMVLGGSSAYTWVRGWEMKKSQEEPSPKEGEKSPLAV